Genomic DNA from Amycolatopsis alba DSM 44262:
CGTAGATTCTTCACAAGGACTCCGGTTGACTTGCGCGATCACGGGTGGCCGAATACAGGAAGCTGTCGGGAAACCCTTCTGCCGCAAGTACTTCTCCGACGAAGATCATCGCGGCCCGGCTGATCCCGGCTTCGCGGGACTGGGCGGCGATGGTACCGAGCGTGCCGCGCAGCACCTGCTCACCCGGCTGACTCGCCAGCGCCACCACCGCCGCCGGGCAGTCTTCCCGATAAAAGGGCCGCAATTCGTCGACTACCTGCTCGATCCGGTTGATCGCCAGATGCAGCGCGAGGGTGGTGCCGGTGCGCGCGAAGTTCGCCAGCGTCTCACCCGGTGGCATGGCCGTGGACCGGGCCTGCGCCCGCGTGATGACCAGGCTCTGGCCGACTTCGGGCACGGTCAGTTCGCGGTTGAGCAGCGCGGCCGCGGCGGCGAACGCGGGGACGCCGGGGGTGACGTCGTAGGGAACGCCGGCCGCGTCGAGGCGGCGCATCTGCTCGGCGACAGCGCTGTAGATCGACGGATCGCCCGAGCACAGCCGCGCGATCTCGTGGCCGTTCCCGTGGGCCTCGACCATGCGCTCGACGATCGAGGGCAGGTCGAGGTTCGCGGTGTCGATGAGGACCGCGCCGTCCGGGCAGTACTCAAGGAGCGCCGTCGGCGTCATGCTGCCGGGGTACAGGCAGGTTCCGCAGCGGCCGAGCAGGTCACGCCCCCGCACGGTGATGAGGTCGGCGGCGCCGGGGCCCGCGCCGATGAAGTGCACTGTCAAGGCATGCTCCACTGTGTGACGGCTCGCGCCGGGGTCCAGCCGGTGAATCCGCCCAGCGGCGCCGCCTGCTCGACGCCGACGCGGATCAGCTCGCCGCCGTGTTCGGTGTACGCGCGGGCCAGGGCCTGTTCGGATTCGAGGGTCACGCCGTGCGCGACGATCCGCGCGCCGGTCGCCAGGCAGGCGTCCAGGACACCGGGCACGGTCAGCCCGCCACCGATGAAGATCGCGTGAGGCCTGGTCAGTCCTTCGAGTGCGTCCGGCGCGGCACCGATCACCACGTCGAGTTCCGGGACACCGAGCGCGTGCGCGTTCCGGGTGATCCGGGCGACCCGCTCCGGTGAGCGTTCGAGGGCGATCGCCCGGTTCAGCGGATGCACGCGGGACCACTCGATCCCGACGCTGCCCGCGCCCGCGCCGACGTCCCACAGCAGCTCGCCGGGCGACGGCGCGAGCCTGGCCAGCGCGGACGCGCGCAGGTCACGTTTGGTGAGCTGGCCGTCGTGTTCGAAGGCGTCGTCCGGCAGACCGGTCAGCGGCA
This window encodes:
- the cobM gene encoding precorrin-4 C(11)-methyltransferase; the encoded protein is MTVHFIGAGPGAADLITVRGRDLLGRCGTCLYPGSMTPTALLEYCPDGAVLIDTANLDLPSIVERMVEAHGNGHEIARLCSGDPSIYSAVAEQMRRLDAAGVPYDVTPGVPAFAAAAALLNRELTVPEVGQSLVITRAQARSTAMPPGETLANFARTGTTLALHLAINRIEQVVDELRPFYREDCPAAVVALASQPGEQVLRGTLGTIAAQSREAGISRAAMIFVGEVLAAEGFPDSFLYSATRDRASQPESL